Proteins from a single region of Primulina tabacum isolate GXHZ01 chromosome 5, ASM2559414v2, whole genome shotgun sequence:
- the LOC142546078 gene encoding putative polyamine oxidase 5 encodes MVSKKPRIVIIGAGMAGLTAANKLYTTANSKQLFELSVVEGGARIGGRINTLEFCGDRIEEGATWIHGIGGSPIHEIAQEKGLLHSQEPWECMDGILEDPVTIAEGGYELNKSLVEPISSFFKNLMDFVQEKPVDEDGVRVCCEVLKRCKLGSENLSVGSFLRQGLESYLGLLNDQKCVNGVGNWSRKLLEEAIFGMHEGIQRTYTSAGDLRDLDYVAEKEYVMFPGEEITIAKGYSRVIESLASVLPVGMIQLNREVAKIEWRSAHSERELPHMENGHENRPVKLHFCDGSIVQADHVIITVSLGVLKQGYDLFNPPLPSSKTRAISKLGYGVVNKVFLELSPSNCDQESNNPTKFPFLQMVFHPPDSELRKPKIPQWIRKTSFICPIYNNSRVLLSWFAGEEALALESLTDDEILNGFSTTISNFLPTKSLPQKNTNPNPNPNQFKYSKVLRTQWGTNPLFLGSYSYVAVGSSIDDIDTLAEPLPQITNLESPPLQILFAGEATHRTHYSTTHGAYYSGLREANRLLEHYNCLVV; translated from the coding sequence ATGGTGAGCAAAAAGCCTAGAATAGTGATAATTGGCGCAGGAATGGCAGGCCTCACAGCAGCCAACAAGCTCTACACAACTGCAAACTCGAAGCAGCTTTTCGAGCTTTCAGTAGTGGAGGGTGGAGCCAGAATCGGCGGAAGAATCAACACTTTGGAGTTCTGCGGTGACAGGATTGAGGAAGGGGCCACCTGGATTCATGGAATTGGAGGCAGCCCGATTCATGAAATCGCGCAAGAGAAAGGTCTACTTCACTCTCAGGAGCCGTGGGAGTGCATGGATGGGATTCTTGAAGATCCTGTCACTATTGCAGAAGGTGGGTATGAGCTCAACAAATCTCTCGTTGAGCCCATTTCGAGTTTTTTCAAGAATTTGATGGATTTCGTTCAGGAGAAGCCCGTTGATGAAGATGGTGTTCGGGTTTGTTGCGAAGTGTTGAAGCGTTGTAAACTTGGCTCTGAGAATTTGAGTGTGGGTTCTTTTCTGAGGCAAGGTCTTGAATCTTACTTGGGGCTTTTGAACGATCAGAAGTGTGTTAATGGAGTTGGGAATTGGAGCAGAAAATTGCTTGAAGAAGCCATTTTTGGTATGCACGAGGGGATACAGAGAACTTATACCTCCGCAGGGGATTTGCGCGATCTTGATTATGTTGCCGAGAAAGAGTACGTGATGTTTCCAGGGGAGGAGATTACTATAGCTAAAGGTTACTCTCGTGTGATTGAATCTTTAGCCTCTGTGTTACCCGTTGGAATGATTCAGTTGAACCGCGAGGTTGCGAAAATCGAGTGGCGATCTGCTCATAGTGAGAGAGAGCTTCCGCACATGGAAAATGGCCACGAAAACAGGCCGGTGAAGCTGCATTTTTGCGATGGATCGATCGTTCAGGCGGATCATGTTATTATCACAGTTTCACTTGGTGTTCTTAAACAAGGTTACGACTTGTTTAATCCTCCATTGCCTAGTTCAAAGACTCGAGCCATTTCGAAACTTGGGTATGGAGTTGTGAACAAGGTGTTCTTGGAACTTAGCCCCTCAAATTGTGATCAAGAATCCAATAATCCCACAAAATTCCCCTTCTTGCAAATGGTGTTCCACCCCCCGGATTCCGAGTTAAGGAAACCCAAGATTCCTCAATGGATCAGAAAAACATCCTTTATATGTCCAATTTACAACAATTCAAGGGTCCTCCTGTCATGGTTTGCTGGAGAAGAAGCTCTCGCACTCGAATCCCTCACCGATGATGAAATCCTCAACGGGTTCTCCACAACCATTTCGAACTTCTTACCGACAAAATCCCTACCCCAAAAGAACACTAATCCTAATCCTAATCCCAACCAGTTCAAGTATTCAAAAGTTCTAAGAACTCAATGGGGCACAAATCCACTCTTCTTGGGATCATACAGTTACGTAGCGGTTGGATCAAGTATAGATGACATAGATACATTGGCTGAGCCATTGCCCCAAATCACCAATCTTGAATCTCCACCATTGCAAATCCTATTTGCAGGAGAAGCCACACACAGAACACATTACTCAACTACTCACGGAGCTTACTATAGTGGGCTAAGGGAAGCCAATAGGCTTCTTGAGCATTATAATTGTCTTGTTGtatga
- the LOC142546077 gene encoding beta-galactosidase-like isoform X1: MGSISIMLRIKIYVYVFLSLLACSSVIATVSYDDKAFIINGKRRILISGSIHYPRSTPEMWPDLIQKAKDGGLDVIQTYVFWNGHEPSPGKYNFEGRFDLVKFIKLAQQAGLYVHLRIGPYVCAEWNFGGFPLWLKYVPGIHFRTDNQPFKVAMQGFVTKIVSLMKSESLFEPQGGPIIMSQIENEYGPVEWEIGAPGKAYTSWAAKMAVGLNTGVPWIMCKQDTAPDPIIDTCNGFYCEGFRPNRPYKPKMWTEVWTGWFTQYGGTVPHRPVEDLAFSIARFVQNNGSFFNYYMYHGGTNFGRTAAGLFITTSYDYDAPIDEYGLVNEPKYGHLRDLHKAVKQCEPALVSSYPTVSWPGKNQEVHVFRPKSGACSAFLSNYDTTYSTKLTFGNTQYDLPPWSISILPDCKTAVYNTARISSKVSDAKMIPVNGGLSWQSYNEETPSADDSDPLAMDGLWEQVNITRDSSDYLWYLTQVNIASNEAFLKNGQLPLLTVMSAGHALHVFINGQLSGTMCIFLLVHRTNLHKISCSAIGTVYGSLDRTKLTFSGDVNLRVGINKISLLSVAVGLPNGGLHYETWNTGVLGPVTLNGLNEGTRDLTKQRWSYKVGLKGESLSLDTITGSSSVEWNDGSLLVQKQPLTWYKTTFNAPEGNDPVALDMLGMGKGEIWVNGVSVGRHWPGYIANGNCGGCNYAGTFTEKKCQSGCGQPSQRWYHIPRSWLKPSGNLLVVFEEWGGDASKISLVRRTV; encoded by the exons ATGGGTTCTATTTCGATAATGTTAAGAATCAAGATTTATGTgtatgttttcttgagtttgcTGGCTTGTTCTTCAGTAATAGCCACTGTTTCTTACGATGATAAAGCCTTTATTATTAATGGGAAGAGAAGAATTCTCATTTCTGGTTCTATTCATTACCCAAGAAGCACTCCGGAG ATGTGGCCAGATCTTATACAGAAGGCTAAAGATGGAGGCTTAGATGTAATACAGACTTATGTGTTCTGGAATGGGCATGAACCATCTCCAGGAAAA TACAATTTCGAGGGGAGGTTTGATCTTGTCAAGTTCATCAAACTGGCGCAGCAGGCCGGCCTATACGTCCACCTTCGCATTGGACCTTATGTTTGTGCAGAATGGAATTTTGG GGGATTTCCTCTTTGGCTAAAATATGTACCAGGAATCCATTTCAGAACAGATAATCAGCCTTTCAAG GTGGCTATGCAAGGATTTGTTACAAAAATTGTCAGCTTAATGAAGTCAGAAAGTTTGTTTGAGCCCCAGGGAGGACCGATAATTATGTCGCAG ATAGAAAATGAGTATGGACCAGTGGAGTGGGAGATTGGTGCTCCTGGTAAAGCTTATACATCATGGGCTGCAAAAATGGCTGTGGGACTCAATACTGGTGTGCCATGGATCATGTGCAAACAAGACACCGCCCCCGATCCCATT ATAGATACGTGCAATGGTTTCTACTGCGAAGGCTTCCGTCCTAACAGGCCTTACAAGCCAAAAATGTGGACTGAAGTCTGGACAGGCTG GTTTACGCAATATGGTGGCACGGTTCCTCACAGACCAGTTGAGGACTTGGCTTTTTCGATAGCCAGGTTCGTCCAAAACAACGGTTCATTCTTCAATTATTACATG TACCATGGAGGGACGAACTTTGGTCGAACTGCGGCTGGCCTTTTCATTACCACCAGCTACGATTATGATGCTCCAATAGATGAATACG GACTTGTCAACGAGCCAAAATATGGGCACTTGAGGGATTTACATAAAGCAGTCAAGCAATGTGAGCCGGCTTTAGTTTCATCATATCCAACTGTGTCATGGCCTGGTAAAAATCAAGAG GTTCACGTCTTTAGACCAAAATCGGGAGCTTGTTCTGCGTTTCTTTCCAACTACGACACTACATATTCTACAAAACTAACCTTTGGAAATACGCAATATGATTTGCCACCTTGGTCTATCAGCATTCTTCCCGACTGCAAAACCGCTGTTTACAACACAGCAAGA ATAAGCTCCAAAGTTTCAGATGCAAAGATGATACCTGTGAATGGTGGACTCTCTTGGCAGTCTTACAACGAAGAGACGCCTTCTGCTGATGACAGTGACCCTCTCGCTATGGATGGTTTATGGGAGCAAGTAAACATCACTCGAGACTCATCTGATTATCTGTGGTACCTGACTCA AGTTAACATAGCTTCTAATGAAGCCTTCTTAAAGAATGGACAGTTACCTCTTCTCACAGTCATGTCAGCAGGCCACGCCTTGCATGTTTTTATCAACGGCCAATTATCAGGTACCATGTGCATTTTCTTACTCGTGCATCGAACAAATTTGCATAAAATTTCTTGTTCCGCGATAGGAACTGTGTATGGGAGCCTGGATCGAACTAAACTAACGTTCAGCGGGGATGTGAATTTAAGAGTTGGGATAAACAAAATCTCTTTACTTAGTGTCGCTGTTGGTCTGCCG AATGGTGGCCTTCATTATGAAACATGGAATACGGGAGTTCTTGGTCCCGTCACTCTAAACGGTTTAAACGAAGGGACAAGAGACTTAACAAAGCAAAGATGGTCGTACAAG GTTGGTCTAAAAGGCGAGTCACTCAGCCTCGATACTATTACTGGAAGTTCTTCTGTTGAATGGAACGATGGATCCCTCTTGGTTCAAAAACAACCTCTGACATGGTACAAG ACCACGTTTAACGCACCAGAAGGGAACGATCCTGTGGCTTTAGACATGTTAGGAATGGGAAAAGGCGAGATATGGGTAAACGGTGTAAGCGTAGGAAGGCACTGGCCTGGATACATAGCAAACGGCAACTGCGGTGGCTGTAATTATGCAGGCACATTCACAGAGAAGAAATGCCAAAGCGGTTGTGGACAGCCGTCTCAAAGATG GTATCATATACCACGTTCTTGGCTGAAGCCAAGTGGGAATCTGTTGGTAGTTTTCGAAGAATGGGGAGGCGATGCGAGTAAAATTTCTCTGGTTAGAAGAACCGTGTAA
- the LOC142546077 gene encoding beta-galactosidase-like isoform X2, with product MGSISIMLRIKIYVYVFLSLLACSSVIATVSYDDKAFIINGKRRILISGSIHYPRSTPEMWPDLIQKAKDGGLDVIQTYVFWNGHEPSPGKYNFEGRFDLVKFIKLAQQAGLYVHLRIGPYVCAEWNFGGFPLWLKYVPGIHFRTDNQPFKVAMQGFVTKIVSLMKSESLFEPQGGPIIMSQIENEYGPVEWEIGAPGKAYTSWAAKMAVGLNTGVPWIMCKQDTAPDPIIDTCNGFYCEGFRPNRPYKPKMWTEVWTGWFTQYGGTVPHRPVEDLAFSIARFVQNNGSFFNYYMYHGGTNFGRTAAGLFITTSYDYDAPIDEYGLVNEPKYGHLRDLHKAVKQCEPALVSSYPTVSWPGKNQEVHVFRPKSGACSAFLSNYDTTYSTKLTFGNTQYDLPPWSISILPDCKTAVYNTARISSKVSDAKMIPVNGGLSWQSYNEETPSADDSDPLAMDGLWEQVNITRDSSDYLWYLTQVNIASNEAFLKNGQLPLLTVMSAGHALHVFINGQLSGTVYGSLDRTKLTFSGDVNLRVGINKISLLSVAVGLPNGGLHYETWNTGVLGPVTLNGLNEGTRDLTKQRWSYKVGLKGESLSLDTITGSSSVEWNDGSLLVQKQPLTWYKTTFNAPEGNDPVALDMLGMGKGEIWVNGVSVGRHWPGYIANGNCGGCNYAGTFTEKKCQSGCGQPSQRWYHIPRSWLKPSGNLLVVFEEWGGDASKISLVRRTV from the exons ATGGGTTCTATTTCGATAATGTTAAGAATCAAGATTTATGTgtatgttttcttgagtttgcTGGCTTGTTCTTCAGTAATAGCCACTGTTTCTTACGATGATAAAGCCTTTATTATTAATGGGAAGAGAAGAATTCTCATTTCTGGTTCTATTCATTACCCAAGAAGCACTCCGGAG ATGTGGCCAGATCTTATACAGAAGGCTAAAGATGGAGGCTTAGATGTAATACAGACTTATGTGTTCTGGAATGGGCATGAACCATCTCCAGGAAAA TACAATTTCGAGGGGAGGTTTGATCTTGTCAAGTTCATCAAACTGGCGCAGCAGGCCGGCCTATACGTCCACCTTCGCATTGGACCTTATGTTTGTGCAGAATGGAATTTTGG GGGATTTCCTCTTTGGCTAAAATATGTACCAGGAATCCATTTCAGAACAGATAATCAGCCTTTCAAG GTGGCTATGCAAGGATTTGTTACAAAAATTGTCAGCTTAATGAAGTCAGAAAGTTTGTTTGAGCCCCAGGGAGGACCGATAATTATGTCGCAG ATAGAAAATGAGTATGGACCAGTGGAGTGGGAGATTGGTGCTCCTGGTAAAGCTTATACATCATGGGCTGCAAAAATGGCTGTGGGACTCAATACTGGTGTGCCATGGATCATGTGCAAACAAGACACCGCCCCCGATCCCATT ATAGATACGTGCAATGGTTTCTACTGCGAAGGCTTCCGTCCTAACAGGCCTTACAAGCCAAAAATGTGGACTGAAGTCTGGACAGGCTG GTTTACGCAATATGGTGGCACGGTTCCTCACAGACCAGTTGAGGACTTGGCTTTTTCGATAGCCAGGTTCGTCCAAAACAACGGTTCATTCTTCAATTATTACATG TACCATGGAGGGACGAACTTTGGTCGAACTGCGGCTGGCCTTTTCATTACCACCAGCTACGATTATGATGCTCCAATAGATGAATACG GACTTGTCAACGAGCCAAAATATGGGCACTTGAGGGATTTACATAAAGCAGTCAAGCAATGTGAGCCGGCTTTAGTTTCATCATATCCAACTGTGTCATGGCCTGGTAAAAATCAAGAG GTTCACGTCTTTAGACCAAAATCGGGAGCTTGTTCTGCGTTTCTTTCCAACTACGACACTACATATTCTACAAAACTAACCTTTGGAAATACGCAATATGATTTGCCACCTTGGTCTATCAGCATTCTTCCCGACTGCAAAACCGCTGTTTACAACACAGCAAGA ATAAGCTCCAAAGTTTCAGATGCAAAGATGATACCTGTGAATGGTGGACTCTCTTGGCAGTCTTACAACGAAGAGACGCCTTCTGCTGATGACAGTGACCCTCTCGCTATGGATGGTTTATGGGAGCAAGTAAACATCACTCGAGACTCATCTGATTATCTGTGGTACCTGACTCA AGTTAACATAGCTTCTAATGAAGCCTTCTTAAAGAATGGACAGTTACCTCTTCTCACAGTCATGTCAGCAGGCCACGCCTTGCATGTTTTTATCAACGGCCAATTATCAG GAACTGTGTATGGGAGCCTGGATCGAACTAAACTAACGTTCAGCGGGGATGTGAATTTAAGAGTTGGGATAAACAAAATCTCTTTACTTAGTGTCGCTGTTGGTCTGCCG AATGGTGGCCTTCATTATGAAACATGGAATACGGGAGTTCTTGGTCCCGTCACTCTAAACGGTTTAAACGAAGGGACAAGAGACTTAACAAAGCAAAGATGGTCGTACAAG GTTGGTCTAAAAGGCGAGTCACTCAGCCTCGATACTATTACTGGAAGTTCTTCTGTTGAATGGAACGATGGATCCCTCTTGGTTCAAAAACAACCTCTGACATGGTACAAG ACCACGTTTAACGCACCAGAAGGGAACGATCCTGTGGCTTTAGACATGTTAGGAATGGGAAAAGGCGAGATATGGGTAAACGGTGTAAGCGTAGGAAGGCACTGGCCTGGATACATAGCAAACGGCAACTGCGGTGGCTGTAATTATGCAGGCACATTCACAGAGAAGAAATGCCAAAGCGGTTGTGGACAGCCGTCTCAAAGATG GTATCATATACCACGTTCTTGGCTGAAGCCAAGTGGGAATCTGTTGGTAGTTTTCGAAGAATGGGGAGGCGATGCGAGTAAAATTTCTCTGGTTAGAAGAACCGTGTAA
- the LOC142546080 gene encoding cytidine deaminase 1-like — MDSKVSQFVTDASEAESMAKYLSLPSVQHLLPHLVDSAQALARPPISNFHVGAVGLGSDGCVYYGVNLEFPGVPLHHSVHAEQFLLTNLAVHRCPRLLSFAVSAAPCGHCRQFLQEIRFSASVRIHITADSENFTENLELKGGLKDPTFKPLSEILPNPFGPHDLLDQETPLLLESHHNRLDLSPLNDASNPRNLCNGNSNVGKLSNGNCEKHDLDEAQLRKSALEAANSAHAPYSSCPSGVALMDCEGKVYRGSYIESAAYNPSLGPVQAALVSYVAGGGGGYERIVAAVLVEKEVAKVKQEDTVRMILKAISPKCELKVFYCHSAKS, encoded by the coding sequence ATGGATTCCAAGGTATCCCAATTCGTTACAGATGCTTCTGAAGCAGAATCAATGGCCAAATACTTGAGCCTTCCATCTGTACAGCACCTTCTCCCCCACCTCGTCGACTCTGCCCAGGCCTTAGCTCGCCCACCCATCTCCAACTTCCATGTCGGCGCCGTCGGACTCGGCTCCGACGGCTGTGTGTACTACGGCGTCAATCTTGAATTCCCCGGAGTGCCCTTGCATCACTCCGTGCACGCGGAGCAGTTCCTTCTCACCAATCTAGCGGTCCACCGCTGCCCCCGCCTCCTCTCGTTTGCCGTCTCTGCGGCACCCTGTGGCCACTGCAGACAATTCTTGCAGGAGATCCGCTTCTCCGCCTCCGTGAGAATCCACATTACCGCCGATTCAGAAAATTTTACAGAAAATCTTGAATTAAAAGGTGGGCTTAAAGATCCCACCTTTAAGCCCTTATCCGAAATTCTACCGAATCCGTTCGGCCCGCATGATTTGCTGGATCAAGAAACTCCCCTTCTCCTTGAATCCCATCACAATCGGTTGGATCTGTCACCATTAAATGATGCATCAAATCCGAGGAATCTTTGCAATGGGAATTCGAATGTGGGAAAATTGAGTAATGGGAATTGCGAAAAACACGATCTTGACGAAGCCCAATTGAGAAAATCGGCGTTGGAAGCTGCTAACAGTGCACATGCTCCCTACAGCAGTTGCCCGTCTGGTGTGGCGCTAATGGATTGTGAAGGGAAAGTGTACAGGGGTTCTTACATCGAGTCTGCAGCGTATAATCCGAGTCTCGGTCCGGTGCAGGCGGCATTGGTGTCATATGTGGCGGGAGGTGGCGGCGGGTATGAGAGGATTGTGGCGGCGGTTTTGGTGGAGAAAGAAGTGGCTAAAGTGAAGCAGGAGGATACCGTGAGAATGATCTTGAAGGCCATTTCGCCTAAGTGCGAGCTCAAGGTATTCTATTGCCACTCAGCCAAGAGTTAA